A window of Prolixibacter sp. SD074 contains these coding sequences:
- a CDS encoding ABC transporter permease, translating to MKILRYLLQKEFIQIIRNKTMWPIIFLMPIIQMVILVNAATLELKKSDVYVVDQDMSDASRQLVDELKGNPFFQITSMTNSDHAADQQLLNGKAGVVLDIPQNFEKDLRRNNRASLQLRVDAINGLAAELTWSYMNSVIVDFNNQIRTSWLGISRFDPPQKIEVSQRYWYNPSLVYSFFMAPGVLVILVTLVGMFLAAVNLVREKEIGTMEQLNVTPIRKYQFIAAKMIPFLAIALLDLSFGLLIAKIVFNMPFEGNLLVLYGFTTVFLLGVLGLGLFISVVSETQQQVFFVSYFFLLIFILMSGLFTPVESMPNWAQWLDHLNPMYYMMKVIRNVVLKGSGFFDLKYEFLSMLGYGVVMFSLAVMRYRKTV from the coding sequence ATGAAAATATTAAGATATCTTCTTCAAAAGGAATTCATTCAGATCATACGAAATAAAACGATGTGGCCAATCATCTTTTTAATGCCGATTATTCAGATGGTTATATTGGTGAATGCAGCCACGCTGGAATTAAAGAAGTCGGATGTGTATGTGGTCGATCAGGATATGAGCGACGCTTCGCGGCAGCTGGTGGACGAACTGAAAGGAAATCCGTTTTTCCAAATAACGTCAATGACGAATAGTGACCATGCTGCCGACCAACAGTTGTTAAATGGAAAGGCGGGAGTAGTTCTTGATATTCCTCAGAATTTTGAAAAGGACCTGAGACGTAATAATCGAGCATCACTGCAGCTACGTGTGGATGCTATAAATGGATTGGCCGCAGAATTGACATGGTCATACATGAACTCGGTGATTGTCGACTTTAATAATCAAATAAGGACGTCGTGGTTGGGAATCTCCAGGTTTGATCCGCCTCAGAAAATAGAAGTTTCGCAGAGATACTGGTATAATCCGAGTTTAGTCTATTCCTTCTTTATGGCACCCGGAGTATTAGTTATTCTTGTTACTCTAGTTGGAATGTTTCTGGCGGCAGTTAATCTGGTCCGGGAAAAGGAAATTGGAACGATGGAACAACTCAATGTGACTCCCATCAGGAAATATCAATTCATTGCAGCCAAAATGATTCCTTTTTTAGCAATCGCATTGCTGGACCTCTCGTTTGGCCTGCTAATTGCTAAGATTGTATTTAACATGCCATTTGAGGGAAATTTACTGGTGCTTTACGGATTCACCACGGTATTTTTGTTAGGCGTACTGGGATTAGGATTATTTATTTCAGTAGTTTCAGAGACGCAGCAACAGGTGTTTTTTGTGAGTTATTTCTTCCTCCTCATCTTCATTCTAATGAGTGGATTATTTACCCCAGTGGAAAGTATGCCAAATTGGGCGCAATGGCTGGACCATCTGAATCCTATGTATTACATGATGAAAGTTATCCGGAATGTGGTGTTGAAAGGCTCTGGATTCTTTGACTTGAAGTACGAATTTCTTTCCATGCTGGGTTATGGCGTAGTGATGTTTTCACTGGCAGTAATGCGGTACAGGAAAACAGTGTAA
- a CDS encoding ABC transporter permease — protein sequence MKQLRGFIRKEFHHIFRDSRTMLILFGIPIVQLLLFGYVITTEIKDARIAILDKSNDEVTREITHKLLSSGYFKLDAMLDNEGQIDNIFRQGNIKEVVVFEQNFGKKLERDGQADVQVIADASDPNTAQLLSNYTNAIMQDYLQKKFINYHIPYEVKSQVRMLFNESLMGAFTYVPGTMALILILISAMMTSITIVREKEMGTMEILLVSPLKSHHIIIGKVAPYLVLSILNALIIIGMGYLIFGVPVRGGLVLLMFVVIIYILLALSLGILISTMSDSQVKAMFVSVMILMLPTILLSGFIYPIDNMPVALQVFSNIMPARWFIEAVKAVMLKGVGAGYIWKQLLIMTGMTAVFLVISMKKFKLRLE from the coding sequence ATGAAACAATTACGCGGATTTATACGAAAAGAGTTCCATCATATTTTTCGCGATTCACGTACAATGCTAATTTTATTTGGTATCCCAATTGTACAGCTTCTGTTGTTCGGTTATGTAATTACCACCGAGATCAAAGATGCGCGAATTGCGATACTGGATAAATCGAACGATGAAGTGACTCGCGAAATCACGCACAAATTACTGTCGTCAGGCTACTTCAAGCTTGATGCGATGCTGGATAATGAAGGACAGATTGATAATATCTTCCGACAAGGAAACATCAAGGAGGTGGTGGTATTTGAGCAAAATTTCGGGAAAAAGCTCGAACGTGACGGGCAGGCGGATGTCCAAGTGATTGCGGATGCATCGGATCCAAATACGGCACAGTTGCTTTCCAACTATACCAACGCCATTATGCAGGACTATCTGCAAAAAAAGTTTATTAATTACCATATTCCTTATGAGGTCAAGTCTCAGGTGCGGATGCTATTCAACGAAAGTTTGATGGGTGCTTTTACATACGTTCCTGGAACGATGGCGCTGATTTTAATTCTAATTTCTGCCATGATGACATCAATTACCATCGTGCGCGAAAAGGAAATGGGGACAATGGAGATACTGCTGGTGTCTCCATTAAAATCACACCATATCATAATAGGTAAGGTAGCGCCGTATCTGGTACTATCCATATTAAATGCGCTAATTATTATCGGCATGGGTTACCTTATTTTCGGAGTCCCGGTAAGAGGAGGTCTCGTCTTACTCATGTTCGTGGTAATTATATATATTCTCTTAGCTCTTTCCTTGGGAATCCTAATATCTACCATGTCTGACAGTCAGGTAAAGGCTATGTTTGTTTCAGTAATGATACTAATGTTACCTACAATATTATTGTCAGGGTTTATTTATCCTATTGATAATATGCCAGTCGCTCTACAGGTATTTTCAAATATCATGCCCGCTCGTTGGTTTATTGAGGCTGTAAAGGCGGTGATGCTGAAAGGTGTTGGAGCTGGCTATATATGGAAGCAGTTGCTGATAATGACAGGAATGACAGCAGTTTTTCTTGTTATCAGCATGAAGAAATTCAAACTACGGCTGGAGTAA
- a CDS encoding ABC transporter ATP-binding protein: protein MEQNNTVIRVRDLVKKFGQFVADDHLSFDVYKGEIFGFLGANGAGKTTAIRMLCGLLEPTSGELTVAGLDGFKQREEIKRRIGYMSQKFSLYEDLTVNENIRLFAGIYGIPTRVRKEKTEELLEKLELGSARRKLVRDLPLGWKQKLAFSLAIIHDPSIVFLDEPSGGVDPVTRRRFWDLIYEAAHEGITVFVTTHYMDEAEYCDRVAIMSAGKIVALDTPEALKKEWDATNMDGVFLKLARSNE from the coding sequence ATGGAACAAAATAATACAGTCATTCGGGTACGCGATTTGGTGAAAAAGTTCGGACAGTTTGTGGCTGATGATCACCTGAGTTTCGATGTCTACAAAGGCGAAATCTTTGGCTTTCTGGGAGCCAACGGTGCTGGTAAAACCACGGCTATCCGAATGTTGTGCGGACTGTTAGAGCCTACATCAGGAGAGTTGACCGTCGCAGGTTTGGATGGTTTCAAGCAGCGAGAGGAAATTAAACGCAGGATCGGTTACATGTCCCAGAAGTTTTCTCTGTACGAAGATTTGACAGTGAATGAAAATATCCGGCTGTTTGCCGGAATTTACGGCATTCCAACCCGTGTCCGAAAGGAAAAAACAGAAGAATTGCTGGAAAAGCTGGAACTCGGCTCAGCACGCAGGAAACTGGTGCGTGATTTACCACTGGGCTGGAAGCAGAAACTGGCTTTTTCGTTAGCCATCATACATGATCCATCCATTGTCTTTCTAGATGAACCTTCCGGAGGTGTTGACCCGGTGACCCGCCGCCGCTTCTGGGATTTGATTTACGAAGCAGCGCACGAAGGGATCACTGTATTTGTGACGACTCACTACATGGATGAAGCTGAATATTGCGACCGGGTAGCCATCATGTCGGCTGGAAAAATCGTTGCGCTCGATACGCCGGAGGCGCTGAAAAAGGAATGGGATGCCACTAACATGGACGGTGTATTCCTGAAACTGGCCCGCTCGAATGAATAA